The following proteins are co-located in the Primulina tabacum isolate GXHZ01 chromosome 11, ASM2559414v2, whole genome shotgun sequence genome:
- the LOC142519161 gene encoding cell division control protein 2 homolog A-like: MDKYEKVGKIGEGTYGVVYKARDRITNETIAMKKIRLEQEDEGVPSTAIREISLLKEMQHANIVRLKDVVHSEKRLYLVFEYLDLDLKKHMDSCPDFYQNPHLVKSFLFQILRGICYCHSHRVLHRDLKPQNLLIDRSTNTLKLADFGLARAFGIPVKTLTHEVVTLWYRAPEVLLGSRFYSTPVDIWSVGCIFAEMANQKPLFPGDSEIDELFQIFRVLGTPNEHVWPGVTSLPDFKCTFPKWPAKDLATVVTNLDAFGIDLLNKMLRYDPSKRITAKLALEHEYFKDVGLVP; this comes from the exons ATGGACAAG TATGAAAAGGTTGGAAAGATTGGTGAAGGAACTTATGGAGTCGTGTACAAGGCTCGTGATCGCATAACAAATGAAACTATTGCTATGAAGAAAATACGGCTGGAGCAGGAAGATGAGGGGGTTCCAAGCACAGCTATCAGAGAGATTTCTTTACTGAAAGAGATGCAACATGCAAATATTGTGAG GTTGAAGGATGTGGTTCACAGTGAGAAGCGCTTGTATCTGGTATTTGAATATCTGGACCTGGATTTGAAGAAACACATGGATTCTTGCCCTGACTTCTACCAGAACCCTCATCTGGTCAAA AGTTTTCTATTTCAAATACTTCGTGGTATTTGTTATTGTCATTCTCATCGCGTCCTTCATCGAGACTTGAAGCCTCAAAACTTGCTGATAGACCGAAGTACCAATACACTAAAACTTGCAGACTTTGGATTGGCCAGGGCATTTGGTATTCCTGTCAAGACTCTTACACATGAG GTTGTGACACTGTGGTACAGGGCTCCAGAAGTACTACTTGGATCGCGCTTCTATTCCACTCCTGTGGATATATGGTCGGTGGGTTGTATATTTGCTGAAATGGCGAACCAGAAACCGTTGTTTCCCGGGGACTCTGAAATtgatgaactctttcaaatttttag AGTTTTGGGCACTCCAAATGAACATGTATGGCCTGGAGTGACTTCTTTGCCTGATTTTAAATGTACATTTCCGAAATGGCCAGCTAAG GACCTCGCTACTGTGGTCACAAATCTTGATGCATTCGGCATTGACCTCCTCAAT AAAATGCTTCGCTATGATCCCAGCAAACGAATCACAGCCAAACTTGCTCTCGAGCATGAGTACTTTAAAGATGTTGGATTGGTTCCCTGA